One part of the Bacillus sp. FJAT-27916 genome encodes these proteins:
- a CDS encoding branched-chain amino acid ABC transporter permease: MKGAYLKKFLLPAILLLSLLFPLVIQNEYYLHIMTLAFIWIIAVYGLNLIAGYTGYLSLAHAGFFAIGAYAISLLTVKAEMNYWLAFLLSVLITSIIGFFIGLIALRTKEHYFAIYTLCVGYIIYLVIYKWEELTGGVRGFIGIPSPPPIGSIYFDEAIPMYYLVLVFLILGMIAMYRIVHSLSGRTYKAIRNSEELAASIGISTMRNKLAAFVLSTAYAGVAGALYASLIRFIGPDIGYTNIIFDMLIYLLVGGIGTLSGPVIGTILVVWVSQNLQFLQDYRMLIFGPLLTFLIIFYPKGIAGSFIQWRQKQKEKALQKEHARVQGQEAENKV, translated from the coding sequence GTGAAGGGAGCCTATTTAAAGAAATTCCTCCTGCCGGCCATACTGTTGCTTTCCCTGCTCTTTCCTCTCGTTATACAAAATGAATACTATCTGCATATTATGACGCTTGCCTTTATTTGGATTATTGCTGTGTACGGTCTAAATCTAATCGCTGGCTATACTGGATATTTATCGCTTGCGCATGCTGGATTTTTTGCCATAGGCGCATATGCGATCAGCCTCTTGACCGTTAAGGCAGAAATGAACTATTGGCTTGCTTTTCTTCTTTCGGTCTTAATCACCTCAATCATTGGTTTCTTTATCGGCTTGATTGCCTTGCGTACAAAGGAACATTATTTCGCCATCTATACCTTATGTGTCGGCTACATTATTTACCTGGTGATTTACAAATGGGAGGAACTGACAGGAGGTGTACGCGGATTCATTGGTATTCCTTCGCCGCCCCCAATCGGTTCTATCTATTTCGATGAGGCAATTCCCATGTATTATTTAGTCCTGGTTTTTCTGATTCTTGGGATGATTGCCATGTACAGAATTGTCCATTCCTTGTCAGGACGGACCTATAAGGCCATCAGGAACAGTGAAGAATTAGCTGCTTCTATTGGTATTTCAACGATGAGGAATAAGCTTGCTGCTTTCGTTTTATCCACAGCTTATGCCGGGGTGGCTGGCGCTTTATACGCTTCGTTGATTCGGTTTATCGGACCAGACATTGGCTATACAAATATTATTTTTGATATGTTGATCTACCTGCTCGTCGGTGGCATTGGTACGCTATCAGGTCCAGTTATCGGGACGATTCTTGTTGTTTGGGTATCTCAGAATCTGCAGTTTCTGCAGGATTACCGGATGCTGATCTTTGGGCCTCTCCTGACCTTCTTGATTATTTTTTATCCGAAAGGAATTGCGGGCTCCTTCATTCAGTGGAGACAGAAGCAGAAAGAGAAAGCCCTCCAGAAGGAACATGCACGGGTTCAAGGACAGGAAGCGGAAAACAAAGTATAG
- a CDS encoding ABC transporter ATP-binding protein: MFLEIEGLTKRFGGLTAVNQVDFSVEENKINAIIGPNGAGKSTFFNLISGFHPPSEGQILYKGEDITGMPSHRIANLGFARTFQTTHLFEQSTVFDNVMVGHRLRTKSTLVDAIFRTRRLKREEEKCKEKALEVLEFTGLSHLADRITANISQEEKKRTAFALSLATDPDILFLDEPAAGINPDETEGLTDLIKRISSTGITVCLIEHKMQMIMKLADKIMVLNHGEKIAEGTPEQIQNNEEVIRAYLGGEAIA; encoded by the coding sequence ATGTTCTTGGAAATCGAAGGATTAACGAAGCGGTTTGGCGGCTTGACTGCTGTGAATCAGGTAGACTTCTCTGTCGAAGAGAATAAGATTAATGCCATTATCGGGCCAAACGGCGCGGGAAAATCAACGTTTTTCAACTTAATCAGCGGTTTTCATCCGCCGTCTGAAGGACAGATTCTGTATAAGGGGGAAGACATTACAGGTATGCCGTCTCATAGGATTGCGAATTTAGGCTTCGCTAGAACCTTCCAAACGACACATTTATTTGAACAATCGACGGTTTTTGACAATGTCATGGTCGGCCATCGTCTTCGGACGAAATCTACACTTGTAGATGCCATATTTCGAACACGCCGGTTGAAGCGGGAGGAGGAGAAGTGCAAGGAGAAGGCATTAGAGGTATTGGAATTCACGGGGCTTTCCCATTTAGCGGACCGAATTACAGCTAATATCTCTCAAGAAGAGAAAAAACGAACAGCCTTCGCGCTTTCCTTGGCTACTGACCCAGACATTCTCTTTCTTGATGAGCCGGCTGCGGGAATTAATCCAGATGAGACAGAGGGCTTGACCGATTTGATTAAACGGATCTCTTCAACTGGCATTACGGTATGCTTGATTGAACATAAAATGCAAATGATTATGAAGCTTGCGGATAAGATTATGGTACTGAATCATGGAGAGAAAATTGCGGAAGGAACACCTGAGCAAATTCAAAATAATGAGGAAGTGATCAGGGCGTATCTAGGAGGCGAGGCTATTGCTTAA
- a CDS encoding branched-chain amino acid ABC transporter permease produces the protein METLLQQLFNGLTVGSVYSLVALGLTLVFGILHIPNFAHGALYMLGGYVTLTMMTSLGLHYWLAILLSMLAVGLIAVLMERLIFHPLKDAPPLQDKIAAIGILLFLEALAQFIWGAEYRMMPTPYGQVVEIGGLTITLQRILIVGAAIVIMIGLHFFLRKTMTGSSIIAMAQNRDGAFLVGINANKVAMLTFLISGALAAIAASLAAPINLVSPGMGHLVILKAFVIIILGGMGSIPGAILGGYILGFSESLGAAYISNDYKDLIAFVLLVLILSIKPQGLFVKEGHS, from the coding sequence ATGGAGACTCTTTTGCAGCAGCTTTTTAATGGATTAACAGTCGGGAGTGTTTACAGTCTTGTGGCACTGGGACTTACCCTTGTATTTGGAATCCTGCATATCCCTAATTTCGCACACGGAGCCCTTTATATGCTAGGGGGATATGTAACGTTGACGATGATGACAAGCTTGGGCCTGCACTATTGGCTAGCCATTCTTCTATCTATGTTAGCGGTAGGTTTGATAGCTGTTTTGATGGAGCGGCTGATTTTCCACCCGCTTAAGGATGCCCCGCCATTGCAAGATAAGATTGCCGCCATTGGAATACTCTTGTTTTTGGAGGCTCTAGCTCAGTTCATATGGGGAGCAGAATATCGGATGATGCCGACTCCTTATGGACAGGTGGTAGAAATAGGTGGTCTGACCATCACGCTCCAACGAATTTTGATTGTTGGGGCAGCCATCGTCATCATGATTGGCCTGCATTTCTTCCTGCGCAAAACAATGACGGGCTCATCAATTATCGCAATGGCCCAAAATCGGGACGGAGCATTTCTGGTTGGAATTAATGCCAATAAGGTGGCAATGCTCACATTCTTAATTTCCGGAGCCCTTGCAGCGATTGCGGCATCCTTAGCGGCACCTATCAATCTCGTCTCTCCAGGCATGGGACATCTCGTTATTCTAAAAGCATTTGTCATTATTATTTTAGGCGGGATGGGCAGCATTCCAGGAGCCATTCTCGGAGGATACATCCTCGGTTTCAGTGAAAGTCTTGGGGCTGCCTATATTTCTAACGATTATAAAGATTTGATTGCCTTCGTCCTGCTTGTGTTGATTTTATCCATTAAGCCCCAAGGATTATTTGTGAAGGAGGGACATAGCTAG
- a CDS encoding SDR family oxidoreductase yields the protein MKSSLFDLSGCTALITGGGTGLGRIMAETLAEYGAEVAVCSRNIAHGLETAELITARYGRKAKAYSCNVAVEEEVIEVVQRVTEDFGPIHILINNSGTTWGEKVEEMPYEAWKKVMDVNLGGTFLMSKYVGRQMIQNRQGKIINIGSVAGIKAEAPDVLNAIGYSASKAGIHHFTKDLARKWGEYGINVNAIAPGFFESKMTRHVLSENQEKIIHKNPMKRLGDPDSLKGAVMLLASRASDHITGQIIAVDGGSSL from the coding sequence ATGAAGTCTTCCCTATTTGATTTAAGCGGATGTACGGCATTAATAACAGGAGGGGGAACAGGACTAGGGCGCATCATGGCAGAGACGTTGGCTGAGTATGGGGCAGAGGTGGCAGTTTGCTCACGAAATATCGCGCATGGACTTGAAACGGCCGAATTAATCACTGCCCGATATGGCAGAAAGGCAAAGGCTTATTCATGCAATGTGGCTGTAGAAGAAGAGGTCATTGAGGTGGTCCAGCGTGTTACGGAGGATTTCGGTCCCATTCATATCTTGATTAACAACAGCGGCACGACATGGGGAGAAAAAGTGGAGGAAATGCCTTATGAAGCCTGGAAAAAGGTCATGGATGTCAATCTTGGCGGGACGTTCCTCATGTCTAAATATGTTGGGAGACAGATGATTCAGAATCGACAGGGTAAAATCATTAATATTGGATCGGTTGCCGGCATTAAAGCAGAAGCGCCTGATGTGCTGAATGCCATTGGATACAGCGCAAGCAAGGCAGGTATCCACCATTTCACGAAGGATCTGGCAAGGAAGTGGGGCGAATACGGTATCAACGTTAACGCTATTGCCCCAGGATTCTTTGAGTCAAAAATGACAAGACATGTCCTGAGTGAAAACCAAGAGAAAATCATTCATAAGAATCCGATGAAACGGCTTGGGGACCCGGATTCCTTGAAGGGAGCGGTCATGCTTCTGGCGAGCCGGGCTAGTGATCATATTACTGGGCAAATCATTGCGGTTGATGGAGGAAGCTCCTTATAA
- the fabG gene encoding 3-oxoacyl-ACP reductase FabG → MAKHFQNRTAFITGGSRGIGRKIAERFGEEGANIAIIDLNEEAIEETKQAFEEAGCSVYAKVASVTDREQVEGAMAEVVEQFGSIDILVNNAGVIRDNLLFKMTDEDWQMVMDVHLKGTFFVTRAAQKYMVQNQYGRIINISSTSALGNRGQVNYSAAKAGLQGFTKTLAIELGKYGITANSVAPGFIETDMTKATAERIGISFDELIVASVSKIPVGRSGKPEDIANAVAFFADEKSSFVSGQVLYVAGGPRN, encoded by the coding sequence ATGGCAAAACATTTTCAAAACAGAACAGCCTTCATTACAGGCGGATCACGCGGAATTGGCCGAAAGATAGCTGAGAGGTTTGGAGAAGAAGGGGCTAATATCGCGATTATCGATTTAAATGAGGAAGCCATTGAGGAGACAAAGCAAGCCTTTGAGGAGGCTGGATGCTCTGTCTATGCAAAGGTGGCAAGCGTGACTGACCGTGAGCAGGTTGAGGGCGCGATGGCGGAGGTGGTTGAACAATTCGGGAGCATTGATATTCTGGTCAATAATGCCGGAGTAATCCGTGATAATCTGCTCTTTAAGATGACGGACGAGGATTGGCAAATGGTCATGGATGTCCATTTGAAGGGAACATTCTTCGTGACAAGAGCAGCTCAGAAATATATGGTGCAAAACCAATATGGCCGTATTATCAACATTTCATCCACATCTGCCTTAGGGAATCGAGGACAGGTGAATTACTCAGCCGCCAAGGCAGGGCTGCAAGGATTTACGAAAACCCTTGCCATTGAGCTTGGGAAATATGGCATTACGGCAAATTCTGTTGCCCCAGGCTTTATTGAGACAGATATGACGAAGGCGACAGCTGAACGGATTGGCATTTCCTTTGATGAACTGATTGTAGCGAGCGTCAGCAAAATCCCTGTTGGCCGTTCGGGAAAGCCAGAGGATATTGCCAATGCCGTTGCTTTCTTTGCGGATGAGAAATCCTCCTTTGTGAGCGGACAGGTGCTGTATGTGGCTGGGGGACCTAGGAATTAA
- a CDS encoding acyl-CoA thioesterase — protein MELLETIVYARFNDSDASGYISSISYFSYMEEARTKFFDSLQRYIEDEKVNFIVASAQCQYEGYERVKEYLSVSTMVTHVGKKSFHLSHVISNSQSGIVIARGNAVIVCFNFDEQITVLIPGGLRNHLERLQD, from the coding sequence ATGGAATTACTAGAGACAATCGTCTATGCGCGCTTCAATGATTCAGATGCATCAGGCTATATAAGCAGTATCAGTTATTTCTCTTATATGGAGGAGGCGCGCACAAAGTTTTTTGACAGCCTTCAAAGATATATCGAGGATGAGAAGGTGAATTTCATCGTAGCGTCAGCCCAATGTCAGTACGAAGGGTACGAGCGCGTCAAAGAATATCTGTCCGTATCCACCATGGTTACTCATGTTGGGAAGAAAAGCTTTCATCTGTCCCATGTTATATCAAATAGCCAATCAGGCATTGTCATAGCAAGAGGGAATGCAGTGATTGTCTGCTTTAATTTTGACGAACAGATAACGGTCTTGATTCCAGGCGGTCTAAGGAATCATCTGGAGAGACTGCAAGATTAG
- a CDS encoding sigma-54 interaction domain-containing protein, translated as MYIETFDNQQILTMNEEARRMLGDKKKSLKIQDYFDHWNVCEESMISAAVDGIEMIFLMAKKTDGTHAYAGIVSGELDSLTMKVREMERLNRHLDAVIENSYDGIYITDKNGITLRTNSAIERITNIPKEYYINKRTEDLVKRGILEDSVTKKVLEKKRTVSVMQLNYLGRETLLTGNPVFNDEGEIESVVTNIRDLSDLNQLHKALQEANELNQDYRKEIERLRDHLAQLGDWTIIKADRMIKIYEMAARIANADATVILYGETGVGKDVLAKYLYQRSERSKSGKYIKINCGALPSELLESELFGYAGGAFTGANKSGKQGLFEMADKGVLFLDEVGEMSMALQVKLLRVLQDKEIQRVGGTVAKKVDVRIIAATNRDLRKMVDKGEFREDLFYRLNVVPITIPPLQERREEILPLADLSLRQCNEKYGTYKQLNKDLKAFLYQYSWPGNIRELANLIERITLLHMDDVLGLEHLPAEYQPAAPIELHKETAVHSLKEAAELAERKALSLAAEKYHSTYEMAEALQTSQPTIVRKLKKYKIELG; from the coding sequence ATGTATATAGAAACTTTCGATAATCAGCAGATTCTCACGATGAATGAGGAAGCGAGAAGAATGTTGGGGGATAAGAAGAAGTCCTTGAAGATTCAAGATTACTTTGATCACTGGAATGTCTGTGAAGAATCAATGATTTCTGCCGCTGTCGATGGAATAGAAATGATTTTCTTGATGGCCAAGAAAACAGATGGAACCCATGCTTACGCTGGAATTGTCTCTGGGGAACTGGATAGCCTCACCATGAAGGTGAGGGAGATGGAACGGCTTAATCGCCATCTTGATGCTGTTATTGAGAATTCGTATGACGGAATTTATATAACAGATAAGAATGGAATTACCTTGAGGACAAATTCAGCGATTGAACGTATTACCAATATCCCGAAGGAATATTACATAAATAAGAGGACGGAAGATTTAGTGAAAAGGGGCATTTTGGAGGATTCAGTCACGAAAAAAGTGCTGGAGAAAAAGCGGACAGTTTCGGTGATGCAGCTGAACTACCTCGGCCGTGAAACCTTGCTGACAGGGAACCCCGTCTTTAATGATGAAGGTGAAATTGAAAGCGTTGTCACAAATATCCGCGATTTATCTGATTTAAATCAATTGCATAAAGCACTGCAGGAAGCCAATGAGTTAAATCAGGATTATCGTAAAGAGATTGAGCGTTTAAGGGATCATTTGGCTCAGCTAGGAGATTGGACAATTATCAAAGCAGATAGAATGATAAAGATCTATGAGATGGCTGCGAGAATTGCGAATGCAGATGCAACTGTCATTCTTTATGGGGAAACAGGAGTCGGAAAGGATGTCCTCGCTAAATATTTATACCAGCGGAGTGAACGAAGCAAATCAGGAAAATATATTAAAATCAATTGTGGTGCCCTTCCTTCAGAATTACTTGAATCCGAGCTGTTTGGCTATGCGGGCGGTGCCTTCACAGGAGCTAACAAAAGCGGGAAGCAGGGCCTGTTTGAGATGGCGGATAAAGGGGTGCTGTTCCTCGATGAGGTAGGGGAAATGTCAATGGCCCTTCAAGTAAAACTGCTCCGTGTCCTTCAAGATAAAGAAATTCAGCGGGTAGGCGGGACGGTAGCGAAGAAGGTAGATGTTCGTATAATCGCTGCGACCAATCGGGATTTACGGAAAATGGTCGACAAGGGGGAATTCCGGGAGGATTTATTCTACAGGCTGAATGTTGTTCCAATTACGATTCCTCCGCTTCAGGAAAGAAGAGAAGAGATTCTGCCGCTTGCAGACCTGAGTCTACGGCAATGCAATGAGAAATACGGTACCTATAAGCAGCTGAATAAAGATTTAAAGGCCTTTTTGTACCAATATTCATGGCCGGGCAATATTCGTGAGCTGGCTAATCTAATTGAACGGATAACACTTCTGCATATGGATGATGTTCTTGGCCTAGAGCATCTGCCTGCTGAATATCAGCCTGCTGCACCGATTGAGCTGCATAAGGAAACAGCTGTTCATTCCTTAAAGGAAGCAGCAGAGCTCGCTGAAAGGAAGGCTTTAAGCCTAGCGGCAGAGAAATACCATTCCACCTATGAAATGGCCGAAGCCTTGCAGACAAGCCAGCCGACAATCGTCAGAAAGCTAAAGAAATATAAAATTGAATTAGGTTAG
- a CDS encoding acyl-CoA dehydrogenase family protein yields the protein MYLRLTDEQKMVRNTIRKFVENELIPLENEVLKNEREGRPSLSDEKLEELQLKAKEFGFWGINTPEEYGGADLGQMMMAIVLMEVSKTFVPFKFGGSADNILYYGNEEQKEKYLIPTINGEKKSCFAMTEPDAGSDTRNIKTTAVKDGNDWVINGEKTFITGGNEADFVMVIAITDKEAHTRTGREGVTCFIVDRDMGWKSEYIHTMGEWGPAGLVFDNVRVPEENILGELHGGYKLGLEWIGFARWVVGARAVGTAERLLQMAIDYSKERFTFGKPIADRQAIQWQIADSAVEIEAARWLTLNAAFTLDQGEDNRHLAAMAKLYGANMGNKVVDRVLQIHGGMGYTRELPIERWYREARLWRIYDGTDEIQRMIISRNLLKGHVKVGDFI from the coding sequence ATGTATTTACGGTTAACAGATGAACAAAAAATGGTGCGCAATACAATCAGGAAGTTTGTGGAGAATGAATTGATTCCCCTAGAGAATGAAGTGCTCAAAAATGAACGGGAGGGCAGGCCAAGCCTCTCAGATGAAAAGCTTGAGGAACTCCAACTGAAAGCGAAGGAGTTCGGTTTCTGGGGAATTAACACTCCGGAGGAATACGGAGGGGCAGATTTAGGTCAGATGATGATGGCAATAGTCCTGATGGAAGTATCCAAAACATTCGTCCCCTTTAAATTTGGCGGTTCAGCCGATAATATCCTCTACTACGGCAATGAGGAGCAGAAAGAGAAATATTTAATTCCAACCATCAATGGAGAGAAGAAATCCTGCTTCGCGATGACAGAACCGGATGCCGGGTCGGATACACGCAATATTAAAACAACCGCCGTAAAGGATGGAAATGACTGGGTCATTAATGGAGAGAAAACTTTCATCACCGGTGGAAATGAAGCCGACTTTGTCATGGTCATAGCCATAACGGATAAAGAAGCCCATACCAGAACGGGCAGAGAGGGTGTCACCTGCTTTATCGTGGACCGCGATATGGGCTGGAAATCAGAATATATCCACACGATGGGTGAGTGGGGACCGGCCGGTTTGGTCTTCGATAATGTGCGTGTTCCAGAGGAAAATATATTAGGCGAGCTTCATGGAGGTTATAAGCTGGGGCTTGAGTGGATTGGCTTTGCGCGCTGGGTCGTCGGGGCAAGAGCGGTCGGAACAGCAGAGCGTCTCCTTCAAATGGCGATTGATTATTCTAAGGAGCGTTTTACATTCGGGAAACCGATCGCTGACCGTCAGGCGATTCAATGGCAAATCGCTGATTCAGCGGTTGAAATTGAGGCGGCACGCTGGCTGACACTCAATGCAGCCTTTACCCTCGATCAAGGAGAGGATAACCGTCACCTGGCTGCCATGGCCAAACTCTACGGGGCCAATATGGGGAACAAAGTCGTGGACCGTGTCCTCCAGATTCATGGCGGAATGGGCTATACACGTGAGCTGCCGATTGAACGCTGGTACCGTGAGGCGAGATTATGGAGGATTTATGATGGGACAGATGAGATTCAGCGCATGATTATTTCTCGTAATCTATTAAAAGGCCATGTCAAAGTTGGGGATTTCATTTAA
- a CDS encoding thiolase family protein: MGKEAVIVSAVRTAIGRQGGALASVPPHVFGAEVIKEAVKRAGITPDVLEDCLMGNVLSGGGNIARLTALQTHLALELPGLTVDRQCGSGINAVTLAAQAIKAGEGDVYIAGGVESMSRAPYLLDRADKPYSPALPRFRKSRLSPEEIGDPPMGITAENLAEKYRISREEQDEFAANSQRKMRFAMEEGRFDEQIVPISIPVRKGNPVIFKADEHPRPQTTMEALGNLSPVFKEDGSVTAGNSSGLNDAAAALVIMSGSKASELNLEPLAIIREQAIAGVDPNLMGIGPVPAVKKVLQKAGLTLDDMDLVEINEAFAAQVIACERELELNPDKVNVNGGAIAHGHPLGATGAILLTKAVYELRRIKAKYALVTACIGGGQGIAVIIERPS, encoded by the coding sequence ATGGGGAAGGAAGCGGTCATTGTGTCTGCTGTCAGAACAGCAATCGGCAGGCAGGGAGGAGCATTAGCATCTGTTCCTCCTCATGTATTTGGTGCAGAAGTGATAAAGGAAGCCGTGAAGAGGGCTGGTATTACACCGGATGTGCTTGAGGATTGCCTAATGGGCAATGTATTAAGCGGCGGTGGAAATATTGCTAGATTAACAGCTTTGCAGACCCATCTAGCCTTGGAGCTACCGGGTTTAACGGTAGACCGGCAGTGCGGGTCTGGGATTAATGCAGTCACATTAGCTGCACAAGCCATTAAAGCAGGGGAGGGGGATGTTTATATTGCCGGTGGGGTAGAGAGCATGAGCCGTGCGCCATATTTACTCGACCGTGCTGATAAACCGTATAGCCCAGCACTTCCAAGGTTCAGAAAATCCAGGCTGTCACCGGAAGAAATAGGGGACCCGCCAATGGGAATCACTGCTGAGAATTTGGCTGAGAAGTATCGCATCAGTCGAGAGGAACAGGATGAATTCGCAGCAAACAGTCAAAGAAAGATGAGATTTGCGATGGAAGAGGGACGGTTTGATGAGCAGATTGTCCCAATCTCCATTCCGGTGAGAAAAGGGAATCCAGTCATTTTTAAAGCAGATGAGCATCCCCGGCCCCAAACGACTATGGAAGCATTGGGCAATCTTTCCCCAGTCTTCAAGGAAGACGGGTCAGTAACAGCAGGAAACAGCTCTGGGTTAAATGATGCCGCCGCAGCACTTGTGATCATGTCCGGCAGCAAGGCATCCGAGCTGAATCTTGAACCATTGGCCATCATCAGAGAACAAGCCATTGCCGGTGTGGATCCTAATTTAATGGGAATTGGACCAGTCCCGGCTGTGAAAAAGGTCTTACAGAAGGCTGGTTTGACGTTGGATGACATGGACTTGGTTGAAATCAATGAAGCCTTTGCCGCTCAGGTTATCGCATGTGAGCGGGAGCTTGAGCTGAATCCGGATAAGGTCAACGTGAATGGCGGAGCAATTGCTCATGGACATCCGCTCGGCGCCACCGGGGCCATCTTACTGACAAAGGCTGTGTATGAATTAAGGAGAATCAAGGCCAAGTATGCGTTAGTCACGGCCTGTATTGGCGGAGGCCAAGGAATTGCTGTCATTATTGAACGGCCATCATGA
- a CDS encoding long-chain-fatty-acid--CoA ligase, with product MENITGRAWQQWYVKDAFQDIPNLGLYDLLERSAKQYSEQPCIIFEGEVWSYESVKRQTDQLAGGLKTLGLKKGDRIGLMLENDPIYVISYYAAHRLGLIVVQINPRYTTRELLQIASDSGCRAIIYDGTAERAVKEAQLIYPFEQTIYAGPKQNREKTVQELMNNDLLEKVEKINPLEDIAVIQYTGGTTGKMKGAMLTHCNVVANVVQSRAMYGEIMTEGREIVLTATPLYHVYAMTSGMNLSIYLGAAILLYKRFDTKAILEGIERHKPTFFPGVPKMYMALTQYSEIDRYDLTSLKMCTSGSAPIPIEILNQFERLTGASIGEGFGLSEASPTTHRNPPNGIRKVGSVGIPLPGTDCLIIDENNQPLSENQVGELLIRGPQVMKGYWNNEQETARALKGGWLYTGDLAMQDRDGYFYIVGRKKEMVIVGGFNIYPQEVEDVLYGHPDIKEAAVAGIPTAEAEEIVKAFIVPKEGTTIDLEEVKGYCYARLTPYKVPTLFEIRSELPRNTVGKLLKRTLIKEELDKQVEKSRRNDG from the coding sequence ATGGAAAACATAACTGGGCGGGCCTGGCAGCAATGGTACGTAAAGGACGCATTTCAGGATATTCCGAATCTGGGTTTATATGATTTGCTGGAGCGGTCGGCAAAACAATATTCTGAGCAACCGTGCATCATTTTTGAAGGGGAAGTATGGAGCTATGAATCTGTAAAGCGGCAGACAGATCAACTTGCGGGTGGTTTGAAGACGCTTGGATTAAAGAAAGGTGACCGTATTGGGCTTATGCTTGAGAATGATCCCATTTATGTAATCAGCTATTATGCTGCACACCGTTTAGGACTAATTGTCGTCCAGATTAATCCTCGCTACACAACGAGAGAGTTGCTGCAGATTGCCTCAGACAGTGGCTGTCGGGCAATCATTTATGACGGAACAGCTGAACGAGCAGTGAAAGAAGCACAACTAATCTATCCATTTGAGCAGACCATTTATGCAGGTCCAAAACAAAATCGAGAAAAAACAGTTCAAGAGCTGATGAATAACGACCTGCTGGAGAAAGTTGAGAAGATCAATCCGCTGGAGGATATTGCTGTTATTCAATATACTGGCGGGACGACAGGCAAGATGAAGGGAGCGATGCTCACACACTGCAATGTAGTGGCTAATGTGGTCCAAAGCCGTGCGATGTATGGGGAAATCATGACAGAAGGACGGGAAATCGTCTTGACGGCAACTCCTTTGTATCATGTGTATGCGATGACAAGCGGCATGAATTTAAGCATTTATCTCGGAGCAGCAATCTTGCTGTATAAACGCTTTGACACCAAAGCTATCCTAGAGGGCATTGAACGACACAAGCCAACTTTCTTTCCGGGAGTGCCAAAGATGTATATGGCCCTCACGCAATATTCGGAGATTGACCGCTATGATCTGACTTCCTTGAAAATGTGCACATCCGGTTCAGCACCAATTCCAATCGAGATTCTTAACCAGTTTGAGCGTTTGACGGGTGCTTCTATTGGAGAGGGGTTCGGATTATCGGAAGCTTCCCCTACCACACATCGGAATCCGCCGAACGGCATCCGGAAGGTCGGCAGTGTCGGTATTCCACTTCCAGGTACCGACTGCTTGATTATTGATGAGAATAACCAGCCGCTGTCAGAGAACCAAGTGGGCGAATTGCTTATCCGCGGACCGCAGGTTATGAAGGGATATTGGAATAATGAGCAAGAAACCGCACGCGCATTAAAAGGCGGGTGGCTTTATACAGGGGACTTAGCTATGCAGGACCGCGATGGCTACTTCTATATTGTCGGCCGGAAGAAAGAGATGGTGATTGTGGGGGGGTTCAATATTTACCCCCAGGAGGTGGAGGATGTACTTTATGGACATCCAGATATTAAGGAAGCTGCAGTCGCGGGTATTCCTACGGCTGAGGCAGAGGAAATTGTGAAAGCCTTCATTGTTCCGAAGGAGGGGACGACCATTGATTTAGAGGAAGTGAAAGGCTATTGCTATGCAAGGCTGACACCGTATAAAGTGCCAACCTTATTTGAGATTCGAAGCGAGCTTCCGCGCAATACTGTCGGCAAGCTGTTGAAGAGGACCTTAATCAAGGAAGAATTGGATAAACAAGTTGAAAAGAGCAGGAGGAATGATGGATGA